One region of Salvia miltiorrhiza cultivar Shanhuang (shh) chromosome 3, IMPLAD_Smil_shh, whole genome shotgun sequence genomic DNA includes:
- the LOC131015934 gene encoding B3 domain-containing protein Os04g0386900-like isoform X2, which translates to MNEGNTGGGVISSSAEVDGLRCLSGDKPFFDVILSKSHIDPPHCLRVPTHILPSLPSVAVPLVLRHGDKEWRTLYNGGCRRPRIEYAGWKSFVVDNNLKVGDACVFEVLESSTEILRLRVLILRNTMYLPPQLLPSDGRTPETAIEIP; encoded by the exons ATGAATGAAGGAAATACGGGCGGTGGAGTCATCTCAAGTTCTGCAGAAGTTGATGGACTTCGTTGCCTCTCGGGAGATAAGCCGTTCTTTGATGTTATTCTGTCAAAGTCACATATTGACCCCCCTCATTGTCTG CGTGTGCCAACACATATTCTTCCAAGTCTTCCTAGTGTTGCTGTGCCTTTGGTTCTGAGACATGGTGATAAAGAGTGGCGGACACTGTACAATGGAGGCTGCAGGAGGCCGAGGATTGAGTATGCGGGTTGGAAAAGCTTTGTGGTTGATAACAACCTCAAAGTTGGAGATGCTTGCGTGTTCGAGGTGCTGGAATCTAGCACTGAGATTCTGAGGCTGAGAGTCCTCATCCTGAGGAACACCATGTATCTGCCTCCTCAACTACTGCCATCTGATGGGAGGACTCCAGAGACAGCGATAGAGATTCCCTAG
- the LOC131015934 gene encoding B3 domain-containing protein Os04g0386900-like isoform X1, translating into MSSRPTAVKEEICRMNEGNTGGGVISSSAEVDGLRCLSGDKPFFDVILSKSHIDPPHCLRVPTHILPSLPSVAVPLVLRHGDKEWRTLYNGGCRRPRIEYAGWKSFVVDNNLKVGDACVFEVLESSTEILRLRVLILRNTMYLPPQLLPSDGRTPETAIEIP; encoded by the exons ATGTCGTCTCGCCCAACTGCTGTCAAGGAGGAG ATTTGCCGAATGAATGAAGGAAATACGGGCGGTGGAGTCATCTCAAGTTCTGCAGAAGTTGATGGACTTCGTTGCCTCTCGGGAGATAAGCCGTTCTTTGATGTTATTCTGTCAAAGTCACATATTGACCCCCCTCATTGTCTG CGTGTGCCAACACATATTCTTCCAAGTCTTCCTAGTGTTGCTGTGCCTTTGGTTCTGAGACATGGTGATAAAGAGTGGCGGACACTGTACAATGGAGGCTGCAGGAGGCCGAGGATTGAGTATGCGGGTTGGAAAAGCTTTGTGGTTGATAACAACCTCAAAGTTGGAGATGCTTGCGTGTTCGAGGTGCTGGAATCTAGCACTGAGATTCTGAGGCTGAGAGTCCTCATCCTGAGGAACACCATGTATCTGCCTCCTCAACTACTGCCATCTGATGGGAGGACTCCAGAGACAGCGATAGAGATTCCCTAG
- the LOC131015935 gene encoding B3 domain-containing protein Os04g0386900-like, with translation MWNPSKQDARSIPEKKGVLKANEENPAAAQVEVDDGLPCLSGDKPFFDVILKELDICNLIVPKHMFRKLPRDVVPMVLTHGGKKWNMSYNGKVKQHKFESTGWRNFVADNNLECGDACIFELMESGPKGVRLRVVILRNTYYLPPQLQAKIPDGEANGMTPETAIEID, from the exons ATGTGGAATCCTTCCAAACAAGACGCTCGCTCCATTCCTGAGAAGAAGGGG GTTCTCAAAGCGAATGAAGAAAATCCTGCTGCAGCTCAAGTAGAAGTGGATGATGGACTCCCCTGTCTCTCTGGGGACAAACCATTTTTTGATGTTATCCTCAAAGAATTAGATATCTGCAATCTG ATTGTGCCAAAGCATATGTTTCGCAAGCTTCCTCGTGATGTTGTGCCTATGGTTCTCACACACGGTGGCAAGAAGTGGAACATGTCATACAATGGAAAAGTCAAGCAACATAAGTTTGAGAGTACCGGGTGGAGAAACTTTGTTGCTGATAACAATCTGGAATGTGGTGATGCTTGCATCTTTGAGTTGATGGAGTCGGGCCCCAAGGGTGTGAGGCTCAGAGTCGTCATCCTCAGGAATACCTACTATTTGCCGCCTCAATTGCAGGCAAAAATACCTGATGGCGAAGCCAATGGTATGACACCGGAGACAGCCATAGAGATTGACTAG
- the LOC131015936 gene encoding xylulose 5-phosphate/phosphate translocator, chloroplastic: protein MLSLNLLPPSNVTLSKPSSRHRINASLLDRNRAQSLRNPGHGFPLESPICRISESRSDFGRFLVHPFSRLPSQKLGAATGAPQESSPDGEIGSPKPGMNKKLAVVFGLWYFQNIVFNIYNKKVLNIFPYPWLLASFQLFCGSVWMLMLWSSKLQPCPKIDKSFIIALLGPALFHTVGHISACVSFSKVAVSFTHVIKSAEPVFTVMFSSLIGDSYPLKVWLSILPIVFGCSLAAVTEVSFNFGGLWGAMISNVGFVLRNVYSKKSLHRFKEVNGLNLYGWITILSLFYLFPVAVFVEGSQWVAGYHKAIASIGNPSTFYLWVLISGIFYHLYNQSSYEALDDISPLTFSVGNTMKRVVVIIASVLVFRNPVRPLNALGSAIAIFGTFLYSQATAKKPKIEGAEKKD, encoded by the coding sequence ATGCTATCTTTAAACCTTCTTCCGCCCTCAAATGTCACTCTCTCAAAACCCAGCAGCAGACACCGGATTAACGCCTCACTTCTGGATCGAAACAGAGCTCAATCGCTCAGAAATCCGGGTCATGGATTCCCGCTCGAATCCCCCATTTGCCGGATCTCCGAATCAAGATCAGATTTTGGGAGATTTCTGGTGCACCCATTTTCAAGATTGCCCTCTCAGAAGCTCGGGGCAGCAACCGGAGCCCCGCAAGAATCGAGCCCGGATGGCGAAATCGGATCCCCGAAGCCCGGCATGAACAAGAAGCTAGCCGTTGTTTTCGGGCTGTGGTATTTTCAGAACATTGTATTCAATATTTACAACAAGAAGGTTTTGAATATTTTCCCATATCCATGGCTTCTCGCATCGTTTCAGCTATTTTGCGGTTCTGTTTGGATGTTAATGCTCTGGTCTTCGAAGCTGCAGCCATGCCCCAAAATAGATAAATCTTTCATTATTGCGCTTCTTGGACCTGCACTTTTCCACACTGTAGGCCACATTTCCGCTTGTGTTTCATTCTCTAAAGTTGCTGTTTCTTTCACTCATGTCATCAAATCTGCTGAGCCTGTTTTTACCGTTATGTTTTCTTCTTTAATTGGTGATTCGTATCCATTGAAAGTGTGGCTGTCGATCCTCCCTATCGTGTTTGGTTGCTCATTGGCTGCTGTGACTGAGGTTTCCTTCAATTTTGGGGGTCTTTGGGGTGCTATGATTAGTAATGTAGGATTTGTGCTTCGTAATGTTTACTCTAAGAAGAGCTTGCATCGTTTCAAAGAGGTGAACGGCTTGAATTTGTATGGTTGGATTACCATTCTTTCTCTGTTTTATCTGTTCCCGGTGGCCGTGTTTGTGGAAGGCTCGCAGTGGGTTGCAGGCTACCATAAGGCCATTGCAAGCATTGGAAATCCGTCGACCTTTTACCTTTGGGTGTTAATATCTGGGATATTCTATCACCTCTATAACCAGTCCTCGTATGAAGCCCTCGATGACATTAGCCCCCTCACCTTCTCTGTTGGGAATACCATGAAGAGAGTGGTCGTCATCATAGCTAGTGTCTTGGTTTTCAGGAACCCCGTCCGACCACTCAATGCACTTGGATCTGCCATTGCCATTTTTGGGACCTTCTTGTATTCGCAGGCAACAGCCAAGAAGCCAAAGATTGAAGGAGCTGAGAAGAAGGACTAG